One segment of Phragmites australis chromosome 13, lpPhrAust1.1, whole genome shotgun sequence DNA contains the following:
- the LOC133888431 gene encoding uncharacterized protein At4g15545-like isoform X2, producing the protein MARHESSSSSAAAAGVNFHLPDQILAVIPTDPYEQLDVARKITSMAIASRISCLEADVARLRRDLADRDRTEADLRARLADSDARLLAALDENAKLAKERDTLAATAKKLARNLAKLEAFKKQLMKSLSEDNLLLSETGQDHDAEDNLTARLPSWKDEVSSSHTSSEASSRSTLTESAHGGGYQFPITSYIPPKLTPGSTLMISSSGGSPPAYSTAPSSPKFLSGPTSPTRSRSESQSTFSSWQGSSSHQYSAPTSPPRRRSFTGRPRIDGKEFFRQARTRLSYEQFGAFLANIKEFNAQKQSREDTLSKAEEIFGTEHKDLYISFQNMLHRNQ; encoded by the exons ATGGCGCGGCACgagtcatcgtcgtcgtcggcggcggcggcgggtgtgAACTTCCACCTGCCGGACCAGATCCTGGCCGTGATCCCCACGGACCCGTACGAGCAGCTGGACGTGGCGCGCAAGATCACCTCCATGGCCATCGCCTCCCGCATCTCCTGCCTCGAGGCAGACGTCGCGCGCCTCCGTCGCGACCTCGCCGATCGTGACCGCACCGAGGCCGACCTCCGCGCTCGCCTCGCCGACTCCGACGCACGCCTCCTGGCCGCCCTCGACGAGAAC GCGAAGCTGGCGAAGGAGAGGGACACGCTCGCCGCGACGGCCAAGAAGCTGGCGAGGAACTTGGCAAAA CTGGAGGCATTTAAGAAAcagttgatgaaatcattgaGCGAAGATAATTTATTG TTGTCCGAAACCGGTCAGGACCATGATGCAGAAGATAATTTGACTGCTCGATTACCCTCTTGGAAAG ATGAAGTTTCAAGCAGTCacacttcttcagaagcttcCAGCAGATCTACACTTACTGAATCCGCCCATGGTGGAG GATACCAGTTCCCAATCACATCATACATACCTCCAAAACTAACTCCTGGTTCAACACTTATGATTTCATCCTCTGGTGGTTCCCCCCCAGCATATTCAACTGCCCCATCCTCTCCCAAGTTTTTATCTGGTCCAACTTCTCCTACAAGATCTCGATCTGAGAGCCAATCGACATTTTCATCATGGCAAGGATCGTCAAGTCATCAGTATTCAGCACCCACCTCTCCTCCGCGACGCCGCTCATTCACAG GGCGGCCTCGTATAGATGGAAAGGAATTCTTTCGACAAGCACG GACAAGGCTTTCTTATGAGCAATTTGGAGCATTTTTGGCAAATATCAAGGAGTTCAATGCTCAGAAACAATCGCGAGAG GACACCCTATCAAAAGCAGAAGAGATTTTTGGAACAGAGCACAAAGACTTGTATATTTCTTTCCAGAACATGCTTCATCGCAACCAATAA
- the LOC133888431 gene encoding uncharacterized protein At4g15545-like isoform X1 — MARHESSSSSAAAAGVNFHLPDQILAVIPTDPYEQLDVARKITSMAIASRISCLEADVARLRRDLADRDRTEADLRARLADSDARLLAALDENAKLAKERDTLAATAKKLARNLAKLEAFKKQLMKSLSEDNLLQLSETGQDHDAEDNLTARLPSWKDEVSSSHTSSEASSRSTLTESAHGGGYQFPITSYIPPKLTPGSTLMISSSGGSPPAYSTAPSSPKFLSGPTSPTRSRSESQSTFSSWQGSSSHQYSAPTSPPRRRSFTGRPRIDGKEFFRQARTRLSYEQFGAFLANIKEFNAQKQSREDTLSKAEEIFGTEHKDLYISFQNMLHRNQ; from the exons ATGGCGCGGCACgagtcatcgtcgtcgtcggcggcggcggcgggtgtgAACTTCCACCTGCCGGACCAGATCCTGGCCGTGATCCCCACGGACCCGTACGAGCAGCTGGACGTGGCGCGCAAGATCACCTCCATGGCCATCGCCTCCCGCATCTCCTGCCTCGAGGCAGACGTCGCGCGCCTCCGTCGCGACCTCGCCGATCGTGACCGCACCGAGGCCGACCTCCGCGCTCGCCTCGCCGACTCCGACGCACGCCTCCTGGCCGCCCTCGACGAGAAC GCGAAGCTGGCGAAGGAGAGGGACACGCTCGCCGCGACGGCCAAGAAGCTGGCGAGGAACTTGGCAAAA CTGGAGGCATTTAAGAAAcagttgatgaaatcattgaGCGAAGATAATTTATTG CAGTTGTCCGAAACCGGTCAGGACCATGATGCAGAAGATAATTTGACTGCTCGATTACCCTCTTGGAAAG ATGAAGTTTCAAGCAGTCacacttcttcagaagcttcCAGCAGATCTACACTTACTGAATCCGCCCATGGTGGAG GATACCAGTTCCCAATCACATCATACATACCTCCAAAACTAACTCCTGGTTCAACACTTATGATTTCATCCTCTGGTGGTTCCCCCCCAGCATATTCAACTGCCCCATCCTCTCCCAAGTTTTTATCTGGTCCAACTTCTCCTACAAGATCTCGATCTGAGAGCCAATCGACATTTTCATCATGGCAAGGATCGTCAAGTCATCAGTATTCAGCACCCACCTCTCCTCCGCGACGCCGCTCATTCACAG GGCGGCCTCGTATAGATGGAAAGGAATTCTTTCGACAAGCACG GACAAGGCTTTCTTATGAGCAATTTGGAGCATTTTTGGCAAATATCAAGGAGTTCAATGCTCAGAAACAATCGCGAGAG GACACCCTATCAAAAGCAGAAGAGATTTTTGGAACAGAGCACAAAGACTTGTATATTTCTTTCCAGAACATGCTTCATCGCAACCAATAA
- the LOC133888431 gene encoding uncharacterized protein At4g15545-like isoform X3, translated as MARHESSSSSAAAAGVNFHLPDQILAVIPTDPYEQLDVARKITSMAIASRISCLEADVARLRRDLADRDRTEADLRARLADSDARLLAALDENAKLAKERDTLAATAKKLARNLAKLEAFKKQLMKSLSEDNLLQLSETGQDHDAEDNLTARLPSWKDEVSSSHTSSEASSRSTLTESAHGGAYSTAPSSPKFLSGPTSPTRSRSESQSTFSSWQGSSSHQYSAPTSPPRRRSFTGRPRIDGKEFFRQARTRLSYEQFGAFLANIKEFNAQKQSREDTLSKAEEIFGTEHKDLYISFQNMLHRNQ; from the exons ATGGCGCGGCACgagtcatcgtcgtcgtcggcggcggcggcgggtgtgAACTTCCACCTGCCGGACCAGATCCTGGCCGTGATCCCCACGGACCCGTACGAGCAGCTGGACGTGGCGCGCAAGATCACCTCCATGGCCATCGCCTCCCGCATCTCCTGCCTCGAGGCAGACGTCGCGCGCCTCCGTCGCGACCTCGCCGATCGTGACCGCACCGAGGCCGACCTCCGCGCTCGCCTCGCCGACTCCGACGCACGCCTCCTGGCCGCCCTCGACGAGAAC GCGAAGCTGGCGAAGGAGAGGGACACGCTCGCCGCGACGGCCAAGAAGCTGGCGAGGAACTTGGCAAAA CTGGAGGCATTTAAGAAAcagttgatgaaatcattgaGCGAAGATAATTTATTG CAGTTGTCCGAAACCGGTCAGGACCATGATGCAGAAGATAATTTGACTGCTCGATTACCCTCTTGGAAAG ATGAAGTTTCAAGCAGTCacacttcttcagaagcttcCAGCAGATCTACACTTACTGAATCCGCCCATGGTGGAG CATATTCAACTGCCCCATCCTCTCCCAAGTTTTTATCTGGTCCAACTTCTCCTACAAGATCTCGATCTGAGAGCCAATCGACATTTTCATCATGGCAAGGATCGTCAAGTCATCAGTATTCAGCACCCACCTCTCCTCCGCGACGCCGCTCATTCACAG GGCGGCCTCGTATAGATGGAAAGGAATTCTTTCGACAAGCACG GACAAGGCTTTCTTATGAGCAATTTGGAGCATTTTTGGCAAATATCAAGGAGTTCAATGCTCAGAAACAATCGCGAGAG GACACCCTATCAAAAGCAGAAGAGATTTTTGGAACAGAGCACAAAGACTTGTATATTTCTTTCCAGAACATGCTTCATCGCAACCAATAA